From Laspinema palackyanum D2c, the proteins below share one genomic window:
- a CDS encoding WcaI family glycosyltransferase — MRILIYSYNYHPEPIGIAPLMTELAEGLVNRGHEVRVVTAMPNYPERRIYPEYQGKWYFNEDRNGVKIQRSLVYIRPEPSLVDRVLLDGSFVLNSFPQALRGWRPDVILATVPPLPVCIPATLLGRITGCPVVLNIQDIQHEAAVHVGLLKNQKVIRAFTELEKFACHSADKISVIAEGFVENLLGKSVPAQKIALIPNWVDTNFIKPLPKEENKFRNQHHLNGKFVVLYSGNIALTQDLPTAIKAAGKLTHIPDIAFVVVGEQKALGRVKEYCEMFGADNVTLLPFQSRETLPEMLGGIDVGLVLQKHNVIGFNMPSKIPVLLSSGRAIVASVPATGTAAQAIKNSEGGIVVPPEDPEALANAILDLYKKPEKTEALGRQGREYAIAHYAFEETLNKYEALFEEAIASRKGKHKRSAPK; from the coding sequence ATGCGGATTCTGATTTATTCCTACAACTATCATCCTGAACCGATCGGTATCGCTCCTTTAATGACCGAGTTGGCAGAAGGACTGGTGAATCGAGGCCATGAAGTCCGAGTCGTCACGGCGATGCCTAATTATCCAGAACGCCGCATTTACCCCGAATATCAGGGGAAATGGTATTTTAATGAAGACAGAAACGGCGTAAAAATTCAACGCAGTTTGGTGTATATTCGCCCGGAACCGTCCTTAGTAGACCGGGTGTTACTTGATGGCAGTTTTGTCTTGAATAGTTTTCCCCAGGCGTTAAGGGGGTGGCGTCCTGATGTAATTTTGGCAACGGTTCCCCCTTTGCCGGTCTGCATTCCGGCGACCTTGTTAGGGCGAATTACGGGCTGTCCGGTGGTTTTAAATATTCAGGATATTCAACATGAAGCGGCAGTTCATGTTGGGTTGTTGAAAAATCAAAAGGTGATTCGAGCCTTTACGGAATTAGAAAAATTTGCCTGTCACAGCGCGGATAAAATCAGCGTAATTGCTGAGGGATTTGTGGAGAATTTGTTAGGGAAATCCGTGCCAGCTCAGAAAATTGCCTTAATTCCCAATTGGGTTGATACAAATTTCATTAAGCCCTTACCGAAAGAGGAGAATAAGTTTCGGAATCAGCATCACTTGAATGGGAAATTTGTGGTGCTGTACTCGGGAAATATTGCCCTAACCCAGGATTTGCCTACGGCAATCAAAGCAGCGGGGAAACTGACCCATATTCCGGACATTGCCTTTGTGGTGGTGGGAGAACAGAAAGCCCTAGGCCGGGTGAAAGAATATTGTGAAATGTTTGGGGCGGATAATGTCACCTTGTTGCCGTTTCAATCGAGAGAAACCCTACCGGAGATGTTAGGGGGGATCGATGTGGGGCTAGTGCTGCAAAAGCATAATGTCATTGGGTTTAATATGCCCTCAAAAATTCCAGTATTATTGTCCAGTGGGCGGGCGATCGTGGCTTCAGTGCCAGCCACAGGGACCGCAGCGCAAGCGATTAAAAATAGTGAAGGGGGAATTGTGGTCCCTCCGGAAGACCCGGAAGCCCTGGCGAATGCGATTTTAGATCTGTATAAAAAACCGGAAAAAACCGAGGCTTTGGGTCGGCAAGGTCGAGAGTATGCGATCGCCCATTATGCCTTTGAGGAGACTTTAAATAAATATGAAGCCTTGTTTGAAGAGGCGATCGCCAGCCGCAAAGGAAAGCATAAACGATCCGCGCCTAAGTAG
- the yqeK gene encoding bis(5'-nucleosyl)-tetraphosphatase (symmetrical) YqeK yields the protein MRDRILTWLEHHVTPPRLQHILRVETFCGELAEHHQLDVEKAKQAGLMHDLAKYFKPQRLLQMAQTEGLELDEILAGEPHLLHADVSAIVARDEFGVKDEEILEAIRNHTLGSPQMSQLSCVVYVADTLEPGRGTNPELEQLRQICFENLVAAVWQTGDYCIRHLVEHQRMIHPRTILTRNWAMQQSKEQHRTERASASDRISA from the coding sequence ATGCGCGATCGCATCTTAACTTGGTTAGAACATCACGTCACCCCCCCGCGACTGCAACATATTCTGCGCGTAGAAACCTTCTGTGGGGAACTCGCGGAACATCATCAACTCGATGTGGAAAAAGCCAAACAAGCGGGTTTAATGCATGATTTAGCCAAATATTTCAAACCTCAGCGATTGTTGCAAATGGCTCAAACTGAGGGCTTAGAACTGGATGAAATATTAGCCGGGGAACCCCATCTGTTACACGCGGATGTGAGCGCGATCGTTGCCAGAGATGAGTTTGGGGTAAAAGACGAAGAAATTTTAGAGGCAATTCGCAATCATACCCTAGGCAGTCCACAAATGAGCCAACTCAGTTGTGTGGTTTATGTGGCGGATACCTTAGAACCAGGACGAGGGACTAACCCAGAACTTGAACAGTTGCGGCAAATTTGCTTTGAAAATCTCGTGGCAGCGGTGTGGCAGACGGGGGACTACTGCATCCGCCACCTCGTCGAACACCAACGGATGATTCACCCCCGGACGATTTTAACCCGCAATTGGGCCATGCAACAGAGCAAAGAACAGCATCGGACCGAAAGAGCATCCGCAAGCGATCGCATTAGCGCCTAA
- the rsfS gene encoding ribosome silencing factor encodes MTDSSSIQSTSALTRETAQTETDSESYRLAVAIARAADDRKGGDLIVLRVSEVSYLADYFIIVTGYSRVQVRAISDSIAHQAEQECQRAPRRVEGQYHGSWLVQDYGDVIVHILMPTEREYYNLEAFWGHGERLDLSAELNGTP; translated from the coding sequence ATGACCGATTCTTCCTCGATTCAATCGACTAGCGCCTTAACCCGAGAAACCGCTCAAACGGAAACCGACTCCGAAAGCTACCGTTTAGCCGTTGCGATCGCCAGGGCCGCAGATGACCGCAAAGGCGGCGATCTGATCGTGTTGCGGGTGTCGGAAGTCTCCTATCTCGCCGATTATTTTATTATCGTCACCGGCTATTCCCGCGTACAGGTCCGGGCCATTTCTGATTCAATTGCCCATCAAGCTGAACAAGAGTGCCAACGGGCTCCCCGCAGAGTCGAAGGACAGTATCATGGCAGTTGGCTGGTGCAAGACTATGGCGACGTGATCGTACATATCTTGATGCCTACCGAACGGGAGTATTACAATTTAGAGGCATTTTGGGGACATGGCGAACGCCTAGACCTGAGTGCCGAACTCAATGGCACACCATAA
- a CDS encoding chlorophyll a/b-binding protein: MDDTKAKFGFTEFAETWNGRLAMLGFVIGVATELLTGHGILSQIGLM, from the coding sequence ATGGATGATACAAAAGCAAAATTCGGATTTACAGAGTTCGCGGAAACCTGGAATGGTCGTCTGGCAATGCTAGGTTTTGTGATTGGTGTGGCAACTGAATTGCTGACGGGACATGGCATTCTGTCTCAGATCGGACTCATGTAA
- a CDS encoding CGLD27 family protein, giving the protein MRVSSVSACPVPPDWQPLNEYQELQESCFFSWATRDIKGYLSKMAWILGVSVAVCAPVAAASFPPAKALGQFILGSTGGGGLILTLLLLRLYFGWRYVRDRLFNATIFYEESGWYDGQTWPKTPEILTRDRLVVSHQIQPILDRLHRTFAILGILVLLGAIVWNLV; this is encoded by the coding sequence ATGAGGGTTTCGTCTGTGTCTGCCTGCCCAGTACCTCCCGATTGGCAACCGCTCAATGAATATCAAGAGCTTCAGGAGTCCTGTTTTTTTAGCTGGGCGACCCGTGATATCAAAGGCTATTTGAGTAAAATGGCCTGGATTTTGGGAGTATCCGTGGCAGTCTGTGCCCCCGTGGCAGCAGCAAGTTTTCCGCCCGCCAAAGCGTTGGGTCAGTTTATCCTCGGGAGTACCGGGGGTGGCGGATTGATTTTGACCTTATTGCTCTTGAGACTCTACTTTGGGTGGCGCTATGTGCGCGATCGCCTCTTCAATGCCACCATCTTCTATGAAGAATCCGGCTGGTACGACGGTCAAACCTGGCCCAAAACCCCGGAAATTTTAACCCGCGATCGCCTCGTTGTCAGCCATCAAATCCAACCCATCCTCGATCGCCTGCATCGAACCTTTGCCATCCTCGGCATCTTGGTCCTCCTCGGTGCGATCGTGTGGAATTTGGTATAA
- a CDS encoding asparaginase — MTMGKRTAAAALEVRLLREGIIESVHHVQAVVCDNRGRVLSVAGNSETTAFIRSALKPFQALAVTTTGTLERFGLNDRDLAIICSSHKGTIEQARQAFNVLWRCDVDTTALHCPTPEGKDSPLSHNCSGKHAGMLAVCKQRNFPLETYTQKNHPVQRLILTKVAELLRMPAEEFIGARDDCGAPTYLMELGQMASLYAHLCSGDNVDMERIVRAMTHHPALISGPGEFDTELMRLSEGELVSKGGAEGVLCIGREGEGMGLAIKVMDGSKRAKHAVAIHLLKQLGWIDPAIAETLSETHITLNPYKRLDVLGELSML, encoded by the coding sequence ATGACAATGGGAAAACGTACCGCAGCAGCAGCCCTAGAAGTCCGCTTGCTGCGCGAAGGAATTATTGAATCAGTCCATCACGTCCAGGCCGTTGTTTGTGACAACCGAGGGCGGGTTTTGTCCGTTGCCGGTAACTCAGAAACCACCGCCTTCATCCGCAGCGCCCTCAAACCCTTTCAAGCCCTAGCAGTGACCACCACCGGCACCCTAGAACGCTTCGGCCTCAACGATCGCGACCTCGCCATTATTTGCAGTTCCCACAAAGGAACCATCGAACAAGCGCGACAAGCCTTTAACGTCCTCTGGCGGTGTGATGTCGATACCACTGCCCTCCACTGTCCCACCCCGGAAGGCAAAGACAGTCCCCTCAGCCATAACTGTTCCGGCAAACACGCCGGAATGTTAGCCGTCTGCAAACAGCGCAATTTTCCCCTGGAAACCTATACCCAGAAAAATCACCCGGTGCAGCGCTTAATTCTTACCAAAGTGGCTGAATTGCTGCGAATGCCAGCCGAAGAGTTCATCGGTGCCCGGGATGACTGTGGCGCACCCACCTATCTGATGGAATTAGGGCAAATGGCCTCCCTGTACGCCCATTTGTGCTCGGGGGATAACGTCGATATGGAGCGCATTGTGCGGGCCATGACCCATCATCCGGCCTTGATTTCGGGACCGGGGGAGTTCGATACCGAACTGATGCGCTTAAGCGAAGGGGAACTGGTGAGTAAAGGCGGTGCCGAAGGCGTTCTCTGCATCGGACGAGAAGGGGAAGGCATGGGTTTAGCCATCAAAGTCATGGATGGCAGCAAACGGGCAAAACACGCCGTGGCGATTCACCTGCTGAAACAATTGGGATGGATCGACCCTGCGATCGCGGAGACCCTCTCAGAAACCCATATCACCCTCAATCCCTATAAGCGTCTCGATGTCTTAGGGGAATTGTCCATGCTTTAA
- a CDS encoding pentapeptide repeat-containing protein has product MNLTLHFQEVWQEVLGGRFKFGLTGGKLMLNLENASLPEGVGLLTDLADIASSPSQAISCQVTTGTPTPSHWILEITGDGSILKGSLGLLKLARLQVSGTPVRVQATFQVSAANILMVESEGLWPHDINPNQHGILERLLTRSLVERQFQPHLTRTALHYAGSPEAPTAVEEAPPHRDLSPIVEAIAPILDATTDNFIELAKLAGMDPARDFAGAKLWGCNLQGLDLSGAELPGVKLRGADLSDIDLSEANLAGAKLAGADASGALLSDVNLSGADLHRCSLALASLSGASLKNANLQEANLSNANLSDADLSGANLAGADLHQAGLVMTNLTNTNLTGANVDQARFKLDSGLSAEMERDLKARGAIFEP; this is encoded by the coding sequence GTGAACCTGACTTTACACTTTCAGGAAGTCTGGCAAGAGGTCCTCGGCGGTCGTTTTAAGTTCGGGTTGACGGGTGGCAAACTGATGCTAAATCTGGAAAATGCGAGCCTCCCGGAGGGCGTGGGTTTGCTCACGGACTTAGCAGACATCGCTTCTTCGCCATCCCAAGCCATTTCCTGTCAAGTCACCACCGGGACTCCAACCCCTTCCCATTGGATTTTAGAGATTACCGGGGATGGCTCCATCCTCAAAGGCAGTCTAGGACTTCTGAAACTCGCCCGGTTGCAAGTTAGCGGAACCCCGGTGCGGGTACAAGCCACATTCCAGGTGAGTGCGGCTAATATCCTGATGGTAGAGTCGGAAGGATTGTGGCCCCACGATATCAATCCCAATCAACATGGCATCCTAGAGCGACTGCTGACGCGATCGCTCGTGGAACGTCAGTTCCAACCGCACCTCACCCGGACCGCACTGCACTATGCTGGCTCCCCGGAAGCACCAACGGCGGTGGAAGAGGCTCCCCCTCATCGAGACTTGTCCCCGATTGTGGAGGCGATCGCCCCAATTTTAGACGCCACCACAGATAACTTTATCGAATTGGCAAAACTCGCCGGGATGGATCCCGCCCGGGATTTTGCCGGAGCCAAACTCTGGGGTTGTAACTTACAGGGACTAGACCTCAGCGGAGCCGAACTTCCTGGGGTAAAATTGCGCGGTGCTGACCTGAGTGATATTGATTTGAGTGAAGCGAACTTGGCGGGGGCCAAATTAGCCGGGGCTGATGCCAGTGGTGCACTCTTGAGCGATGTCAATCTATCCGGTGCAGACCTCCATCGATGCAGTTTGGCCCTGGCTTCTTTAAGCGGTGCTTCCCTGAAAAATGCCAATCTGCAAGAGGCCAATTTAAGTAATGCCAATCTCAGCGATGCGGACTTGTCGGGGGCGAATTTAGCAGGGGCTGACTTGCATCAGGCGGGGTTAGTCATGACCAATCTCACGAATACGAACCTGACTGGGGCTAATGTGGATCAAGCTCGTTTCAAGCTGGATTCGGGTTTATCTGCGGAAATGGAACGGGACCTCAAGGCAAGGGGCGCTATTTTTGAGCCTTGA
- a CDS encoding pentapeptide repeat-containing protein, which translates to MKMTSEGDLLLKEGIAQYQQGEFEAALESWRQAATLYRETAEGGREGAALGNMGAAYQALGDLKAAVACYEQHLAIAEDLEDLQGQGNALLNLGTAYSTLGEYELAIAYQQRRMAIAIEMGDKTLEGHLLYQLKVSYRHLGDGDRVRDCLDRLLAIARDLFFETKSDDFIAIAQSLGLNPLEDFVGGNLSNLDFHYADLSHAELANSDFSNAYLELADLSSANLAGANLSHAQLTNANLNRTNLCGANLSDADLRTNLNRANLTNAIARRTNFSAAYLRGANLSGICLVDAVLKNADLSRANLTDADFTGADVSRVEWTGVICDRARFAQTVGVSESLKEDLIKRGAIFESEDPGMDHPDGN; encoded by the coding sequence ATGAAGATGACCAGTGAAGGAGATTTACTGCTCAAAGAAGGAATTGCCCAATATCAACAGGGGGAGTTTGAGGCGGCCCTGGAGTCTTGGCGTCAGGCGGCGACCCTTTATCGAGAAACCGCTGAAGGAGGTCGGGAAGGGGCGGCCCTGGGAAATATGGGGGCGGCTTATCAGGCCCTGGGAGATTTAAAAGCGGCAGTCGCCTGTTACGAGCAACATCTGGCGATCGCCGAAGATCTTGAGGACCTCCAAGGACAGGGGAATGCCCTGTTAAATTTAGGAACGGCTTATTCGACTCTGGGAGAGTATGAATTGGCGATCGCCTATCAACAACGTCGGATGGCGATCGCGATTGAAATGGGGGATAAAACCTTGGAGGGTCACCTCCTCTATCAGTTAAAAGTGTCTTATCGGCATCTTGGCGATGGCGATCGGGTGCGCGATTGCCTGGATCGGTTACTGGCGATCGCCCGCGATTTGTTTTTTGAAACCAAAAGCGATGATTTTATCGCGATCGCCCAGAGTCTTGGACTCAATCCCCTAGAGGATTTTGTTGGGGGTAATCTAAGCAATCTCGATTTCCATTATGCTGACTTGAGTCATGCCGAGTTGGCAAATTCCGATTTTAGCAATGCCTATCTGGAACTGGCGGATCTATCCAGTGCAAATTTGGCTGGGGCGAATTTATCTCACGCCCAGTTAACCAATGCCAATCTCAACCGGACTAACCTCTGTGGGGCTAATCTGAGTGATGCGGATTTACGCACGAACTTAAATCGGGCTAATCTGACGAATGCGATCGCCCGTCGGACTAATTTTAGTGCCGCTTATCTGCGGGGGGCAAATCTCTCGGGGATCTGCTTGGTGGATGCGGTGCTTAAAAATGCGGATTTGAGTCGGGCGAATTTAACCGATGCTGACTTCACCGGTGCCGATGTCAGTCGAGTGGAGTGGACTGGAGTCATCTGCGATCGGGCGCGATTTGCTCAGACGGTGGGTGTTTCTGAATCCCTGAAAGAGGATTTGATTAAGCGAGGGGCAATTTTTGAATCCGAGGACCCCGGGATGGATCATCCGGACGGTAATTAA
- a CDS encoding recombinase family protein — protein sequence MGKASIWIVGSTGSGKTGRLVQELCNWVDSNEDPNTLPLNRNQTAAGSLRLGQDEPPLLVFAATGDDRIPLNDRIIHATSGRYPIDSSTPLAFFQREVLLFWPLLIQQLNLRAEFPLRVRPETEQELATRLWRDELDSGRLRQEGVSEYRMVRRTLDLLQLAASSGRRLEDVPVILQEGIDDPNGNLDLWNCMGDVLLKWRRWCLQRGLLTYGIITELYWRHLLPNPTYQDQLIRRYPAVFADDVDEYPKIVRDLFEVLLDAGIPGVFTYNPKGSVRQGLGADPDYLEGLAFRCHPQQLDSVSGLAGKLGKMALQVMEDPTVYLEEMEESGLSLPVASIQTTARSQLLRETGEAIAHAVHTGKVNPSEIAVIAPGLDAIARYSLQSILTSKGIPVQSLNEQRPLATVPVIRALLTLLALVYPGLGRLVDRDSVAEMLVVLSRRPDWESLKETEEGTNLLHPASFLIDPVRAGLLVDHCYSPATEQPKLLPVTAFPRWDRLGYRATTVYQEILDWIEERRSQLTSPIALLNSAIQEFLGRSSSLPPDQIAALRELMETAQHYWEVDARLRRCGEQDAPDYVTVGQFIQLLRKGTITANPFPVSALGAKPDSVTLATIFQYRAARQFHRWHFWLDIGSPLWSRGGAASLFAAPLFLQSWSGDPWTQEEEIRNDEDRLQRIVLDLLGRVGDRLILCHSDLATNGQEQTGPLLSVLNAWVPLEE from the coding sequence GTGGGTAAAGCATCAATTTGGATCGTTGGATCGACCGGCAGTGGCAAGACAGGTCGTTTGGTTCAGGAGTTGTGCAACTGGGTTGACTCAAATGAGGACCCAAATACCCTTCCCCTGAATCGCAACCAAACTGCTGCTGGATCGCTCAGGTTGGGACAAGATGAACCCCCGTTGCTAGTCTTTGCCGCCACCGGAGACGATCGCATTCCCCTAAACGATCGCATCATCCACGCCACCTCCGGACGTTATCCCATCGACTCCTCTACCCCCCTCGCCTTTTTTCAACGAGAAGTGCTGCTATTTTGGCCCCTGCTGATTCAACAACTCAATCTTAGGGCCGAGTTTCCCCTGCGAGTCCGTCCAGAAACTGAGCAGGAATTGGCGACCCGCTTATGGAGAGACGAATTAGACTCGGGACGCTTGCGCCAAGAAGGAGTTAGCGAATATCGCATGGTTCGCAGGACTTTGGACTTATTGCAACTGGCGGCATCTAGTGGCAGACGCCTCGAAGATGTTCCGGTGATTTTACAGGAAGGGATTGACGATCCGAATGGGAATCTAGACCTCTGGAACTGCATGGGGGACGTATTGCTGAAGTGGCGCAGGTGGTGTCTGCAAAGGGGTCTACTTACTTATGGGATTATCACCGAGTTGTATTGGCGGCATCTACTCCCGAATCCTACCTACCAGGATCAGTTAATCCGCCGCTATCCCGCAGTCTTTGCCGATGATGTGGATGAGTATCCCAAAATTGTCCGGGATTTGTTTGAGGTCCTGCTGGATGCGGGAATTCCCGGCGTCTTTACCTACAATCCCAAGGGCTCTGTGCGTCAGGGATTAGGGGCGGATCCGGATTATCTGGAAGGGTTAGCATTCCGTTGTCACCCACAGCAGTTGGATTCGGTGAGTGGATTGGCGGGGAAGTTAGGGAAAATGGCCTTGCAGGTGATGGAAGACCCGACGGTGTATTTAGAGGAAATGGAGGAGAGTGGATTGTCTCTGCCGGTGGCGTCGATTCAAACCACCGCCCGATCGCAACTGTTGCGGGAGACGGGGGAGGCGATCGCTCATGCAGTCCATACCGGCAAGGTTAACCCCTCAGAAATTGCCGTAATTGCTCCCGGTTTAGATGCGATCGCCCGCTATAGTCTCCAGTCCATCCTCACCAGCAAAGGAATTCCCGTCCAATCCCTCAACGAACAACGTCCCCTCGCCACAGTCCCAGTGATTCGCGCCTTACTTACCCTCCTCGCCTTGGTTTATCCTGGTCTGGGACGCCTGGTAGACCGGGATAGCGTCGCTGAAATGCTCGTCGTCCTCAGTCGTCGTCCCGATTGGGAATCCCTGAAAGAGACAGAGGAAGGCACCAATCTCCTCCATCCGGCATCCTTTTTGATTGACCCAGTACGCGCCGGATTATTGGTGGATCATTGCTATTCTCCCGCCACGGAACAGCCGAAATTGTTACCCGTGACAGCATTTCCTCGCTGGGACCGTTTAGGATATCGGGCAACCACGGTTTATCAGGAGATTTTAGACTGGATTGAAGAGAGGCGATCGCAGCTAACCAGTCCCATCGCCTTGCTAAACTCGGCCATTCAAGAGTTTTTAGGCCGTTCCAGCAGTTTACCCCCAGACCAAATTGCCGCCCTTCGCGAGTTAATGGAAACCGCCCAACATTATTGGGAGGTGGATGCACGATTGCGCCGTTGTGGGGAACAGGATGCGCCGGATTATGTAACCGTGGGTCAATTCATCCAACTGCTTCGCAAAGGCACGATTACCGCCAATCCCTTCCCGGTGAGTGCCTTGGGTGCAAAACCTGATTCGGTCACCCTGGCGACAATTTTCCAATATCGGGCGGCGCGACAGTTTCACCGTTGGCACTTTTGGTTAGATATTGGTTCACCCTTATGGTCTCGTGGGGGTGCAGCGAGTCTGTTTGCAGCGCCGTTATTCTTACAAAGTTGGTCCGGTGACCCTTGGACTCAGGAGGAGGAAATTCGCAATGATGAGGACCGATTGCAGCGGATTGTCCTGGATTTATTGGGACGGGTAGGCGATCGGCTGATTCTCTGTCACAGCGATTTAGCCACCAATGGTCAAGAACAAACCGGGCCCTTATTATCAGTCTTAAATGCTTGGGTCCCATTGGAGGAGTAA